CACCCAGCGGCAGCCAGATGGGGAGTTCGGTCCACGGTTCGATGCCCGCGTCGAGGATTCGTTCCGGGTCGGTCCAGACGAGTTGTGCATCGGCACCCGTTGCCCGGATGCAGGCTTCGAGAAGTTCACCCATTGTCGTGTGCCCTGGGGCGCTGACCATGTTGTACGGGCCGGAAAGTTGTTTCTCGATCGCGTCCAGCGTCCAGGTGGCGAGGTCCCGGACGTCGATGTACTGCAGGCCGAGGTCGCGGGGACCGGGCGCCACGACCCGGCCGCCTTCGGCGATCCGCGTCAGCCACCACGGCAGCCGCCCGATGTTCTCGTACGGCCCGAGGATCAGCCCCGCGCGCACCAGGACGGTCCGGTCGGGGCCGAACGCGCCGAGCGCGGCGAGTTCCCCGCCGCGCTTGGCCGTCGCGTAGTCGTCGCCGCGCTCGTCGTCCGGGGAGCCCGCCACGAGGGGCGCGTCCTCGGCGGCCCCGGGCGGCGACGGGATCGGGTG
The nucleotide sequence above comes from Actinomadura algeriensis. Encoded proteins:
- a CDS encoding NAD-dependent epimerase/dehydratase family protein, whose product is MRLLMLGGTEFAGRAVVEDALARGWDVTVLNRGRSEPPPGVTALRGDRTAPGGLDALAGGEWDAVVDTWSWAPSAVRDAARALAGRAGRFVYVSSRSVHPIPSPPGAAEDAPLVAGSPDDERGDDYATAKRGGELAALGAFGPDRTVLVRAGLILGPYENIGRLPWWLTRIAEGGRVVAPGPRDLGLQYIDVRDLATWTLDAIEKQLSGPYNMVSAPGHTTMGELLEACIRATGADAQLVWTDPERILDAGIEPWTELPIWLPLGELYDTLHQSNVDRALSTGLRCRPVDETVADTWAWLRAIGGRAPQRPDRPSPGLPREKEARVLGA